In the genome of Chloroflexota bacterium, the window GGAGCGCCCGACCAGGTTTTCCCACAGGCGCGATTGCGATTCGTGAATGGCCAGGGAAGCGCCGTGGCCGAGGGGCGTGCGTTCCAGTTCGGGGGCGATGCCCTGCTCGTAGAGGGCGTGGCCGCATTCGTGCATGGTGCCAAACAGGCCGGTGCCGAGGTAGTCCGGCTCAAGGCGGGTGGTGATGCGCACGTCGTTGACGCTGAAGTTGGTGGTGAAGGGGTGCGCCGATTTGTCCTGCCGCCCGCGGTTCCAGTCATAGCCGAATTTGGTGATCACTTCGACGCCGAAATCCCACTGTTTTTGCTCGTCGAAGGGCTGGTGCAGGAAGGCATCGTCTACCTGCGGGCGCTCGGCAATGGCGCGGATGAGTTCCACCTGCTGGGGGCGCAGGGCGTCGAAAATGCGCTGGACGTCGGCGGTGGTCAGGCCGGGCTCGAAGTCGTCCAGCAGCGGGTCGTAGATGTGGTCGTAGGGGGTGAAGAAGTTGGCGTATTCCTGCCGCAGTTCGACGATGCGCTGCAGGTGCGGCTGGAAAATGCGGAAATCGGACTTGGCTTTGGCCTCTCGCCAGGCCATGATGGCGAGGGAAGCCACTTTGCTGCTTTCTGCCACGAAATCGGAAGGCACTTTGGTGGCTTTGAGGTAATCGCGGCGGGCGACTTTGACCAGGCGGGCTTCGTCGGAATCGGGGTCCCAGTCGGCGGCGTCGCCGGCGAGGTCTTCCAGCAGTTGGCCGATTTCGTCGCTGGTGAACTTGTCGTGGGCGATGCGGCTGAGGGTGCTCAGTTGCTGGCCGCGGGCCTGCGCGCCGCCCGGCGGCATGTAGGTTTCCTGGTCCCAGCCGAGCACGGCGGCAGCCATGTGAATATCCCACACCTCCCCTAAGCGTTCCTTAAGGCGTTGCAATTTGTCGTCAGACATGGTGTCGGTTCTCCCAAGAAGGAATTGCGGCTGCAAGCGTTGTATGGAGTGTAGCCGTACCGATATTATACGCCAAAAGGATGAGGGGAACGAGGCAATGGTACAATAGACCCATGTGGGTTGAAGCCGTGCATCGGTGGTTCGAAGTCAACCGCCCGTTGGTGCTTTTTGTCAGCGGGCAGGTGTTTTTCGTGATGGGCATGGCGATTTTGCTGCAGACGCGTCGTTATTCGCGGCTGGCGCTGGCGCGTGGCATGCCCTGGCTGGCCGCGTTTGGGATTTTGCACGGGCTCTATCAGTGGGGGAGCCTCTTTGGCCGCTGGCACCAGGCCCACGGCCCGGAAAGCGTCAACACCATTTTCGATGCCTTGCAATTGCTGCTGCTGGCCGCTTCGTTCGCGGCACTTTTCCAGTTCGGCGTACGTTTGCTCCAGCCCTTGCCGGCGAAATTCCGCTGGGGCGGGGCGCTGCCGCTGGTGCTGCTGCTGGTATGGCTGGTGGGACCGTTTTACCTCGGCCTGGCGTTGGGAAGCGACGTCCATCAATGGCGCACCAGTGCGGAAATTTGGGCACGTTACGGGTTGGGGTTCCCCGGCGCAGTGGTGGCCGCCATGGGGCTGCGGCGGCAGGCCAAACTGCGGCTGCTGCCGCTGGAATTCCCCTCGATTTACAACCTGCTGCGGGTGGCAGGCGTGGCGTTGTTGGGGTATGCCGTGCTGGGCGGGCTGGTCGTGCCCAAGGCGTCCTTTTGGCCGGCCTCGGTGCTGAATGCCCAGGCTTTCGAGCGGATGTTCGTGGCGCCGGTGGAAGTCTTCCAGGGCGCGGACGGCCTGGTGCTGGCGATCGCCGTCATTTTGGGGTTAGACGTGTTTGAATTTGAAACCCAGCGCCTGATTGAGCGCATGGAGCAGGCGCAGGTGGTGGCGATTGAGCGCGAGCGCATCGCGCGCGACCTGCACGATGGCGCCATTCAGCGTGTGTACGCGGCCGGGCTGCTGGCGCAATCGCTCCAGCGGCAGGCGAAAGACCCGGCCATGCAAGAGGGGCTGGCGCACTTGATGGAAGGCATCAATGCCGCGATTGCCGAACTACGGCGTTTTCTTTCGGAATTGCGCGAACAGGAGACGCTTTACCTAGGCCCGGCGCTGGAATCGCTGGTGGAGGAGGCTCGCCGCATTTCGGGCACGGAAATTTACCTGGAGGTAGATGAAGTCCCCCCCATGTCGCCCGAGGCCACCGCACATGTGATTTCCTTTGCCCGTGAGGCGCTTTCGAATGCCATTCGGCATGCCCGCAGCCCGTTGATTGAGGTGCGGCTTTCCTATGTCCCGGCCCGGCGGCGCATGCGTTTGGAAGTCAAAGACCACGGTGTTGGTTTGCCCGAGGACCCGGACATGGGCTACGGCTTGCGGAACATGCGCGACCGGGCCCGCTTGCTGGGCGGGACGCTTTCCCTGGTTTCGGAACACGGTAAGGGCACCCGTGCGGTGCTGGATGTGCCCCTCGACAATATTGTGCGGAAGGAGAGAGGCTGATGCGAACGCGCTTGTTGCTGGTGGACGACCACGAAGTGGTGCGGCTGGGGCTGCGAACCCTGTTGGAAGCCGAGCCCGATATGGAGGTGGTGGCCGAAGCCGGCACCGCCGATGAAGCGTTGGATAAGGTCGCCCGCTACCGCCCCGATGTGGTGGTGATGGATGTGCGCTTGCCCGGCAAAAGCGGCCTGGAAGCCTGCCGCCTGATTCGGCAACAGCACCCCACCACCCAGGTTGTGATTTTGACCTCTTACCTGAGCGAAGAGTTTGTCTCCCATGCCCTGCGGGCAGGGGCGGCGGGCTACGTGCTCAAAGAGGTGGGCGGCACTGAGTTGGTGAACGCTATTCGCAACGCCCGCGAGGGGCGGGTGGCTTTCGACCCCCACACCGCCAGCCAAATGGTGGCCCGGCTGCGCAAACTGGAAGCCCACATCGAAGAATCGGCCTTCAAAGGCCTTTCACGGCGGGAAATGGAAGTGTTGGTGCTGATTTCGCGCGGCAAGAGCAACCGGGAAATTGCCCACAAACTCAGCCTGAGCGAAGGCACAGTGCGGAATTACGTTTCGGCCATTATCGAGAAATTGGGCATGCGCAACCGCATCGAACTGGCGACGTATGCCGTGCAGCACCACATTTCGGAGTGGATGCCCGACATCGACGACGATTGACCCCAAAGCACGCCGCGGGATGCGCCCGTTGAGCGCCCTGGTTGAGCACGATAGCACCATTGCAAACATCCCACCTTCCGAAGGAGTTTTCCATGCCCGAAGCCTTCATCGTCTCCGCCGTGCGCACGCCGATTGGGAAGGGGAAGCCCGCGGGGGCTTTGTATCCCTTCCAGCCGGTGGAACTGGCGTCTGCGGTCTTGACGGAAGCCGTGCAACGCGCCGGCGTCCGCCCTGAGTGGGTGGACGATGTCATTTGGGGCGTCGTGACCCCCATCCGCGACCAGGGCGCTAACCTGGGGCGGTTGGCCGTGCTCAAGGCCGGTTTCCCGGTGGAGGTGCCTGCCGTGAGCATCAACCGCATGTGCGGTTCCAGCCAGCAGGCTGTGCATTTTGCTGCCCAGGCGATCCTGGCTGGTGACATGGACATTGTGGTCGCGGGGGGCACTGAGATGATGTCGCACCAGCCTCTGGGCGCCGATTACCCAGAAAAATGGCCTGAGATGCCCCACAAAATGGTGCACCAGGGCATCAGCGCGGAGTTGATTGCTGAAAAGTGGGGGCTGAGCCGGGAAGAACTGGATGATTTTGGCTATGAAAGCCATCGGCGGGCCATGCGCGCCATTCAGGAAGGCCGCTTTGACGCGCAAATTTTGCCCCTCACCCGCCCCGATGGCCGCGTGGTGAAGGTAGATGAAGGCGTACGTATGCCGCCTGACCGCGAGAAAATGCGCACCCTGCCGCCTGCCTTCAAGCCCGATGGCGTGGTCACCGCCGGCAACGCGAGCCAGATTAGCGACGGCGCGGGGGCGCTGGTGATTGCTTCTGCCAGGGCCGTGGGGCGCTGGAACCTGATGCCCCGCGCTCGCATTGTGGCCCGGGCGGTGGTCGGCACTGACCCCACGCTGATGCTCGACGGCCCCATCCCCGCGACCCGCAAGGTGCTCAAGATGGCCGGGCTTTCGCTGGATGAGATGGATGTCATTGAAATCAACGAGGCTTTTGCCAGCGTGGTGCTGGCCTGGCAGCGGGAACTCCAGCCCGACATGCGCAAGGTGAACCCCAACGGCGGCGCGATTGCCCACGGCCACCCGTTAGGCGCCACCGGGGCGATTTTGATGACCAAATTGCTCTACGAACTGGAACGCATCCGTGGGCGTTATGGCCTGCAGGTGATGTGCATCGGTCACGGCATGGCGACCGCCACCATCATCGAGCGCGTGTGATTGTATGAGCATCCAGGAAAACCGCTGAGAGTATCCTGCATCCTGCACCCTGCATCCTGCACCCTGCACCCTGCATCCTGCAACTTGCAACTTGCAACTTGCAACTTGCACCCCACCCTTAGCGCGATGCGGCGTTGAGCACTTCCACCAGCCACTGCAAGGCCTGCCCGGCAGTGGCTTTTTTGTTGCCGATGCGGTCGTGGGGCCAGACGAAGCGGCGCGCCCATGTGCCTTCCGGCGTGCTGATGGCAATCCACGTGGTGCCTACCGGCTTTTCGCGGGTGCCGCCGCCCGGCCCTGCCACGCCGCTGACCGCAATCGCGACGTCGGCGGCCAAAGCCCGCTTCGCGCCTGCGGCCATCAACCGCACCACCGGCTCGCTGACCGCCCCGTGGGCTTCCAGCACCGCCCACGGCACGCCCAGCAGCCGCACTTTGGCGTCGTAGGCGTAAGCCATGACGCCGCCAGCAAAGTAGGCCGACGAGCCGGGAATGTCGGTGATGCGGCTGCCAATCAGCCCACCGGTGCACGATTCTGCAGTTGCCAGCCGCCAGCCCCGCTCGACCAGCAGGGGGCCAATGAGTGCTTCGGGGGCCTGCCACTGCTCCGGCGTCAGGTCGCGGCCTTCCATTTCGTCGGCCAGCGCCTCGAAATAAGCCCGCATGACGGCGTCGCGGCGGGCGGCTACGGCCCGCGCCGCGGGGGTAAACAGGCGTTCCCGCAGGCGGCGCAGTTTGAAAAGATGTTCGTGGTAGGCGCTGTGGGGTTCGCCGGGGATTTTCTCGCCGGTTGCCAGAAACTGTGCGGAAGGCGGCGCGTAGATGGGGCTGCCGTGGGAAACCGCGTAGGCGATGGCCCGCGCCACGCCGATCGCACCGATGGCGTCCAGTTTGTCCGCGTCGAAGAGTACCTGTGCTTCGAGGGTGCGCGGCGGGTCGCCGGTGCGGAAACGGTGGGTGCGGATGGCCTCTTCCACCGCGGCAATTTTGGCTTCCGGCCAGCCCTTGGCGGCCAGCACTTCGCGCGCAAAGGCCGCAGAAGCGTGGTGATGTTCGCCGCGGGCCGCGCTTTCCAGATGCCCTGCCGCGCCGGTCGCGTCGTGCAACAGCGCCGCGGCGCGCACTACCCCGGCATCGGCGCCGCTTTCCTGTGCCAGGAATTCGGCCATGCGCAGCACGCGCAAAATGTGGCCGAAGCCGTGGGTGGGGTCGTCGTCGTACCAGGCGCGGGCTTCGTCCAGCGTCAAAGGTTGCATGGGGCCCTCACCGCATCAAATAACTGGCGATGGCTGCCCCCACTGCCAGCAGCAGGATGACAAAGCACCCAATGGTGACCAGGTGCCAGGCCAATTTGATGAAAACTTTGAGCAGGAATAGCACGATGAGCAGCGCCACGGCGGCGGCAACAATGGTCAGCAAGGTAGAGCCTACAGCAGCGGTGGACATGTCAGTCCTCCTTCCACACGGTAGAAGCGCCCGCGCTTGACCACCCAGGCGACCACATTTGCGCCAAAGCGGTAAGCCAGGTGGCGGTAGTCGGGCGTTTCCAGAATGAGAAAATCGGCCTGTTTGCCGATCTCCAGCGAGCCGAGGCGGTCGGCGCGCTGGACGGCCGCGGCGGCGTTGATGGTGGCCGCCGCCAGCGCCTGGGCAGGCGTCAGCCCCATCGCGCGGCAGGCCAGCGCCATGGCGAAGGGCATGCTTTCACACCACGCGGTGCCAGGGTTGCAGTCGGTGGCTAACGCCAGCAGGCCATCGGCTTCCAGGATGGCTTTCGCGGGCGTGTAGTGCGCTTCAGCCAGGCCAAAGGGAGTGCAGGGCAGCGCCACGGCCACGGTGTCGGAGGCCGCGAGGACGCGGATGTCGGCTTCGGATGTTGCCACCAGATGGTCGGCGGAAGCCGCGCCCAGGTCAGCAGCCAGCGCCGCGCCGCCCAGGTTGTCGAATTCGTCCGCATGTACCTTCAGCGGGAAGCCCAGGGCTTGCGCGGTTTCCAGAATGCAGCGGGTTTGCTCAAGGTCAAAGGCGCCGGTTTCGCAAAACACATCCACAAAGGGCAACGGCCGCCCGTGGCCATGCACCTGCCACCATTCCTTGAGCGCAGGCAGCATGTCGCGGCAAATCAGGCGGGCATAATCGTCGGCGCGGCCCTCGAACTCTGGCGGTATGGCGTGCGCGGCGAGGAACGTCGGCACCAACTCCCACGGGCCTTCGTCGTCCAGCGCCAGAATGGCTTCCAGCATCTTGAACTCGGCGGCGGTGGCGAGGCCGTAGCCGGTTTTGACTTCGAGGGTGGTCGCGCCGTGAGCGAAAGCGCGCAGCAGCCGCGGGCGGGTTTCGGCCATCAGGGCTTCCACCGAGGCGCGGCGGGTGGCCTGCACTGTGGAAAGAATGCCGCCGCCCGCTTGCAAAATTTCGAGGTAGGTTTTGCCCTCCAGCCGCATTTCGAACTCGGCGGCGCGTTCGCCAGCCCAGAGGGCGTGGGTGTGGGGGTCCACCAGGCCGGGCACTACCGCGCGCCCCTGTGCGTCGAAGCGCGGCTCGTTGGGGAAGGCCGGCGTGATTTCGGCTTCCGGCCCCAGCGCGACGATGCGCCCTGCCTGCACCACCAGCGCCGCGTTGGGGATGATTTCCAGCGTGCCCAAACGGCGGCCGCGCTGCGGCCCGCCTTGCGGTGTGACCAGTTGACCGATGTTGTGAATCAGCATGGCTGCCTCCTGCTGCAATTATACGCCAAACCGCTTGACCCGCTCGCGGCGCGCGGCTATACTGAAAACATCTTTTCCCAGGGAGGCTGGCATGGGCTTGAAACACGACCATTGGATTCGCAAAATGGCGCTGGAACACGGTATGATCGAGCCATTCGTGGAAAACCAGGTGCGCGAAGGTGTGCTTTCGTATGGCGTGTCTTCCTATGGCTATGACGTCCGTGTGGCCGATGAGTTCAAGATTTTTACCAACGTCTATTCCACGGTGGTTGACCCCAAAGGCTTCGACGCCCGCTCGATGGTGGATTTCAAGGGCGATGTGTGCGTCATTCCGCCCAATTCCTTTGCGCTGGCGCGCACGGTGGAATACTTCCGCATTCCGCGCGGGGTGCTGACGCTGTGCGTGGGGAAGTCTACCTATGCGCGCTGCGGCATCATCGTGAACGTCACGCCCCTGGAGCCGGAATGGGAGGGCTACGTCACGCTGGAGATTTCCAACACCACGCCCTTGCCCGCGAAAATCTACGCCAACGAGGGCATCGCACAGATGATTTTCTTCGAGGCCGATGAGGAATGTCGCGTGTCGTATGCTGACAAGAAGGGGAAATATCAGCGGCAGGGCGGCATTGTGCTGCCAAAATTGTAACCATGCTGCCGGGGTAGCCGGCGGTGGGGGTTAAAAACGAACAGCGACAGGGTTTGTGCCCTGTCGCTGAAGTGTTTTGAGGGAGAGACGCTTTACTTGACGGCTTCCATGGCTTTGTCCACCACGGCTTTGAAGGCTTGGGGGTGGCGGACGGCCAGGTCGGCCAGCATTTTGCGGTTGATGGTGATGTCAGCGGCCTTCATGGCGTGGATGAGGCGGCTGTAGGTGGTGCCGTTTTGCCGCGCCGCCGCGTTGATGCGGGCGATCCACAAACGGCGCAGGTCGCGTTTGCGGGTGCGGCGGTCGCGATAGGCATACCAGAGG includes:
- a CDS encoding dCTP deaminase, with translation MGLKHDHWIRKMALEHGMIEPFVENQVREGVLSYGVSSYGYDVRVADEFKIFTNVYSTVVDPKGFDARSMVDFKGDVCVIPPNSFALARTVEYFRIPRGVLTLCVGKSTYARCGIIVNVTPLEPEWEGYVTLEISNTTPLPAKIYANEGIAQMIFFEADEECRVSYADKKGKYQRQGGIVLPKL
- a CDS encoding response regulator transcription factor, whose amino-acid sequence is MRTRLLLVDDHEVVRLGLRTLLEAEPDMEVVAEAGTADEALDKVARYRPDVVVMDVRLPGKSGLEACRLIRQQHPTTQVVILTSYLSEEFVSHALRAGAAGYVLKEVGGTELVNAIRNAREGRVAFDPHTASQMVARLRKLEAHIEESAFKGLSRREMEVLVLISRGKSNREIAHKLSLSEGTVRNYVSAIIEKLGMRNRIELATYAVQHHISEWMPDIDDD
- a CDS encoding 50S ribosomal protein L20; the protein is MRVKTGFVRRRRHKKILKLTKGQYGARSRRFRRANEAMLKSLWYAYRDRRTRKRDLRRLWIARINAAARQNGTTYSRLIHAMKAADITINRKMLADLAVRHPQAFKAVVDKAMEAVK
- a CDS encoding nicotinamide-nucleotide amidohydrolase family protein codes for the protein MQPLTLDEARAWYDDDPTHGFGHILRVLRMAEFLAQESGADAGVVRAAALLHDATGAAGHLESAARGEHHHASAAFAREVLAAKGWPEAKIAAVEEAIRTHRFRTGDPPRTLEAQVLFDADKLDAIGAIGVARAIAYAVSHGSPIYAPPSAQFLATGEKIPGEPHSAYHEHLFKLRRLRERLFTPAARAVAARRDAVMRAYFEALADEMEGRDLTPEQWQAPEALIGPLLVERGWRLATAESCTGGLIGSRITDIPGSSAYFAGGVMAYAYDAKVRLLGVPWAVLEAHGAVSEPVVRLMAAGAKRALAADVAIAVSGVAGPGGGTREKPVGTTWIAISTPEGTWARRFVWPHDRIGNKKATAGQALQWLVEVLNAASR
- a CDS encoding imidazolonepropionase: MLIHNIGQLVTPQGGPQRGRRLGTLEIIPNAALVVQAGRIVALGPEAEITPAFPNEPRFDAQGRAVVPGLVDPHTHALWAGERAAEFEMRLEGKTYLEILQAGGGILSTVQATRRASVEALMAETRPRLLRAFAHGATTLEVKTGYGLATAAEFKMLEAILALDDEGPWELVPTFLAAHAIPPEFEGRADDYARLICRDMLPALKEWWQVHGHGRPLPFVDVFCETGAFDLEQTRCILETAQALGFPLKVHADEFDNLGGAALAADLGAASADHLVATSEADIRVLAASDTVAVALPCTPFGLAEAHYTPAKAILEADGLLALATDCNPGTAWCESMPFAMALACRAMGLTPAQALAAATINAAAAVQRADRLGSLEIGKQADFLILETPDYRHLAYRFGANVVAWVVKRGRFYRVEGGLTCPPLL
- a CDS encoding sensor histidine kinase, giving the protein MRGTRQWYNRPMWVEAVHRWFEVNRPLVLFVSGQVFFVMGMAILLQTRRYSRLALARGMPWLAAFGILHGLYQWGSLFGRWHQAHGPESVNTIFDALQLLLLAASFAALFQFGVRLLQPLPAKFRWGGALPLVLLLVWLVGPFYLGLALGSDVHQWRTSAEIWARYGLGFPGAVVAAMGLRRQAKLRLLPLEFPSIYNLLRVAGVALLGYAVLGGLVVPKASFWPASVLNAQAFERMFVAPVEVFQGADGLVLAIAVILGLDVFEFETQRLIERMEQAQVVAIERERIARDLHDGAIQRVYAAGLLAQSLQRQAKDPAMQEGLAHLMEGINAAIAELRRFLSELREQETLYLGPALESLVEEARRISGTEIYLEVDEVPPMSPEATAHVISFAREALSNAIRHARSPLIEVRLSYVPARRRMRLEVKDHGVGLPEDPDMGYGLRNMRDRARLLGGTLSLVSEHGKGTRAVLDVPLDNIVRKERG
- a CDS encoding thiolase family protein, whose translation is MPEAFIVSAVRTPIGKGKPAGALYPFQPVELASAVLTEAVQRAGVRPEWVDDVIWGVVTPIRDQGANLGRLAVLKAGFPVEVPAVSINRMCGSSQQAVHFAAQAILAGDMDIVVAGGTEMMSHQPLGADYPEKWPEMPHKMVHQGISAELIAEKWGLSREELDDFGYESHRRAMRAIQEGRFDAQILPLTRPDGRVVKVDEGVRMPPDREKMRTLPPAFKPDGVVTAGNASQISDGAGALVIASARAVGRWNLMPRARIVARAVVGTDPTLMLDGPIPATRKVLKMAGLSLDEMDVIEINEAFASVVLAWQRELQPDMRKVNPNGGAIAHGHPLGATGAILMTKLLYELERIRGRYGLQVMCIGHGMATATIIERV
- a CDS encoding carboxypeptidase M32, with protein sequence MSDDKLQRLKERLGEVWDIHMAAAVLGWDQETYMPPGGAQARGQQLSTLSRIAHDKFTSDEIGQLLEDLAGDAADWDPDSDEARLVKVARRDYLKATKVPSDFVAESSKVASLAIMAWREAKAKSDFRIFQPHLQRIVELRQEYANFFTPYDHIYDPLLDDFEPGLTTADVQRIFDALRPQQVELIRAIAERPQVDDAFLHQPFDEQKQWDFGVEVITKFGYDWNRGRQDKSAHPFTTNFSVNDVRITTRLEPDYLGTGLFGTMHECGHALYEQGIAPELERTPLGHGASLAIHESQSRLWENLVGRSLPFWEHFYPRLQEVFPAELGNVSLSAFYKGINRVQPSLIRTEADEATYNLHIMLRLELEIALLEGTVKVADLPEVWNAKMQEYLGVTPPDDAHGVLQDIHWSMGSIGYFSTYALGNLISAQWWERIRADIPNLDEQIRGGNFADLLAWLREHVHRHGAKFEPQELVKRVTGSEIDPVPYMRYLKQKYGEIYGL